In Calothrix sp. PCC 7507, one DNA window encodes the following:
- a CDS encoding TM2 domain-containing protein, producing the protein MANLNSSHATKQLISGYCGIIFGSLGIHKFILGYAPEGFIMLVISVVGGSFTYGFTFLIMQLVGLVEGMIYLNKSHEEFVNTYFINKQGWF; encoded by the coding sequence ATGGCAAATCTCAATTCTAGTCACGCTACCAAACAACTTATATCTGGATATTGCGGCATTATTTTTGGGAGTTTAGGCATTCACAAGTTTATTCTCGGATACGCTCCAGAAGGCTTTATCATGCTGGTAATTTCCGTAGTGGGAGGTTCTTTCACCTATGGCTTTACCTTTTTAATTATGCAACTTGTGGGTTTAGTTGAAGGCATGATCTACTTAAATAAATCCCATGAAGAATTCGTCAATACCTACTTTATTAATAAGCAAGGATGGTTTTAG
- a CDS encoding type II CAAX prenyl endopeptidase Rce1 family protein — protein MTRKQLGLILLTLISLGLAGLSLLGSWQEPQFQSRLELYQTNIALQAQAWQADDNNNENFQVIQSAILGENPLENATKQYEQARTSVLANSAKVKSQLVQLRSQSVPTPTPPKPLPETQPTNDDNDSSLLKQQKLEQSLNQLQKLLAELDLRLGILQTQQGKTDIALKTWADLQQRTDINPDFSETAAVLTGLWSNPPRLLPNSQQLIQKNLEGWFRSSALVQLYQLQQRQESLSALKVAEQEAAGQAVLKLAAIAIIPTFSALTGMILLIVLLGQRLIKGKAALLAQNGDVPWSTPWDGEIVLQVFVVGFFLMGQLFIPLLFSLLPVQLPSGDVRLQAFSVLIRYVLVASAALLVLYVSIKRFFPLPDSWFSFSFQNKWFLWGLGGYCAALPIVVLVSLINQQLWQGRGGSNPLLQQALESQDSVALGIFYLTAAIAAPFFEEVLFRGFLLPSLTRYLPVWGAILASSLLFALAHLSLSEILPLTALGIVLGVVYTRSRSLLAPMLLHSLWNSGTLLSLFILGSSN, from the coding sequence ATGACGAGAAAGCAGTTGGGTTTAATTTTGCTGACTTTGATATCTTTGGGATTGGCTGGCTTATCTCTACTCGGTAGTTGGCAAGAGCCTCAGTTTCAAAGTCGTTTGGAACTTTACCAAACGAATATTGCACTCCAAGCTCAAGCATGGCAAGCAGACGACAATAACAACGAGAATTTTCAGGTAATTCAGTCAGCGATACTTGGCGAAAATCCCCTAGAAAATGCTACCAAGCAGTATGAGCAAGCGCGCACATCGGTTCTAGCTAATTCGGCAAAAGTTAAAAGTCAACTGGTACAACTACGTTCTCAATCAGTTCCGACTCCCACACCCCCTAAACCCCTACCGGAAACTCAGCCAACAAATGATGATAATGACTCTAGTCTGCTAAAGCAGCAAAAGTTGGAGCAGTCTCTCAATCAATTGCAAAAATTGCTGGCTGAATTAGACTTGCGACTAGGAATTTTACAAACACAGCAGGGAAAAACTGATATAGCTCTGAAGACTTGGGCAGATTTGCAGCAACGTACAGATATAAATCCAGACTTTAGCGAAACTGCTGCTGTATTAACAGGACTATGGAGTAATCCCCCTCGTCTCCTACCAAATAGCCAACAGCTAATTCAAAAAAATTTAGAAGGTTGGTTTCGCTCGTCTGCACTGGTTCAGTTATACCAACTCCAACAACGTCAAGAATCACTATCAGCGCTGAAAGTCGCAGAACAGGAAGCTGCTGGCCAAGCTGTGTTGAAATTGGCCGCAATTGCTATTATTCCTACCTTCTCAGCTTTAACAGGTATGATACTGTTGATTGTTTTGCTGGGTCAACGCCTGATTAAAGGGAAAGCCGCTTTATTAGCTCAAAATGGTGATGTGCCTTGGTCAACGCCTTGGGATGGGGAAATTGTTTTGCAGGTTTTTGTCGTGGGCTTTTTCTTGATGGGACAACTGTTTATCCCCCTGCTGTTCTCTCTACTCCCTGTCCAACTTCCTAGTGGTGATGTGCGACTTCAGGCTTTCTCTGTTTTAATCCGTTATGTACTGGTAGCGTCAGCTGCTCTATTGGTGCTGTATGTATCAATCAAGCGCTTTTTCCCGTTACCAGACTCGTGGTTTAGCTTTAGTTTCCAGAACAAATGGTTTTTGTGGGGTTTGGGTGGCTATTGCGCGGCTTTGCCCATAGTAGTGCTGGTGTCTTTGATTAATCAACAACTATGGCAAGGAAGAGGCGGTAGTAATCCCCTGTTGCAACAGGCACTGGAAAGCCAGGATTCCGTAGCATTGGGAATATTTTATCTGACAGCTGCGATCGCTGCCCCATTTTTTGAAGAAGTGTTATTTCGTGGCTTTTTGCTACCTTCTCTGACTCGCTACCTCCCAGTGTGGGGCGCAATCCTAGCCAGTAGCTTGCTATTTGCCCTAGCTCACCTCAGTTTGTCAGAAATTCTGCCATTGACAGCATTAGGGATTGTTTTGGGAGTAGTATACACGCGATCGCGCAGTCTCCTTGCTCCTATGCTCCTCCACAGCCTCTGGAATAGTGGCACGCTGCTGAGTCTATTCATCCTAGGCAGCAGTAACTAA
- a CDS encoding NB-ARC domain-containing protein — protein MTVDEALSILETLLPPGTLNPAKVMVFRQAWDGKTYSEIARDGGYTDDYIRETGSNLWRSLSDALGDKVTKLNFRALLKQRFSKQENQEILSPLVSQSRVDWGEAIDVSNFYGRSQELLQLQQWIAEDDCRLIAILGMGGIGKTALSVKLIQSLSPHPFHLIIWRSLRNAPRINDVLEDIMRSLAPGSNDLYFTSLSVPEKITNLITYFSDFRCLLVLDNLETILQPETTVSRYKPDYEEYAELIQRLGESTHQSCVVLTSREKPQEVAVLAGETLPVRCLHLLGLQDEANQLLQVKGLTGSPRQQQELISAYRGNPLALKIVSTSIQELFDGNIAMFLETGAIAFTNLYPLLDGQFQRLSHLEKVVMYWLAINREWVTLTTLQDDIIPTPSSREIMEALSALQRRSLIEQKAGKFTQQPVLMEYVTDCFIEQIYQEISENLIGKGSLGCFNSHAILKVQEKDDIKDSQTRVILQPLIRRLTAKFPFSSDLIHHLHQLLTTLRAYREQEPNQPPIPGYSGGNLLNILNALHVDLTGWDFSRLSIWQASLQNINLHQVNFTQSDLTKSAFTETLGGVLGVAFSPDGKTLVAGDVMGELRLWQVSNLQPLLTIVAHQGWIWSLAFSPDGKYVFTGSADCTVKQWDIHTGRCLSTLTDNKNIVIAIALSPDGKWLASGSVDNSLKIWNLQEPDGKIKLASDLQEHEGWIMSIAFSPDSQTLASSSLDGKVKLWNLEDFQLQSSFEGDGRVHAITWHPSGNILAVGGDSNLVTLWDVELGVIVRSLIGHTNRIEFLQFSPSGQTLASCGQDNTIRLWQIEAGKCLHASYGHQSIIWGIGFSPDGETLVSGSMDRTIRFWNSRTGVCFKTLYGHTNWFLTTLFVPGKSDYIISTSQDLKLRIWNWQTGQSQQIAQSHIQPSYGSKSLAISSDGQRLATCSHDGTIQLWQLENLLLNSPNSCLKSLKIFPAHNSEINAPAFAPNNSILASASSDHTIKLWDSNTGKCLQTLEGHRDWVWTLAFAPDGRILASAGVDSRIIFWDMETGTALHIWEAHISQIWCIAFSPNGKYLASGGNDETVKIWDVHKAECLHILKVSINMLWCIAFSPDSQLLATSSSDGTIKIWDVNTGECLRNLQEKSFWVTSVDFSADGKNLVSGSHDETIKVWDVSTGECLQMLKPKRPYEEMKIAGVTGLTPAQENNLMTLGAVVF, from the coding sequence ATGACGGTTGATGAAGCATTATCCATACTAGAAACACTTTTACCGCCAGGAACTCTCAACCCGGCGAAGGTGATGGTATTTCGTCAAGCTTGGGATGGTAAAACTTATAGTGAAATTGCCCGCGATGGTGGCTATACTGATGATTACATTCGGGAAACGGGTTCTAATTTGTGGCGATCGCTCTCGGATGCTTTGGGTGATAAGGTAACTAAGTTGAATTTTCGCGCTTTGCTAAAACAACGATTTAGCAAGCAAGAAAATCAGGAAATTTTATCACCGCTAGTTTCTCAATCTCGCGTTGATTGGGGTGAAGCAATTGATGTTTCTAATTTTTACGGGCGAAGCCAGGAATTATTACAGTTACAACAGTGGATTGCTGAAGATGATTGTCGCTTAATTGCTATCTTGGGAATGGGAGGAATCGGTAAAACAGCCCTTTCTGTAAAATTAATCCAATCTCTATCTCCTCATCCCTTCCATTTGATTATTTGGCGATCGCTGCGTAATGCACCCCGGATAAATGATGTATTAGAAGATATTATGCGATCGCTTGCTCCTGGAAGCAATGATTTATATTTCACGTCTTTATCTGTTCCCGAAAAAATTACTAACTTAATTACTTATTTCAGCGATTTTCGCTGCTTGCTAGTACTTGATAATTTAGAGACAATTTTACAACCAGAAACTACTGTTAGTCGCTACAAACCAGACTATGAAGAATATGCAGAACTAATTCAACGTTTGGGAGAATCAACTCATCAAAGTTGTGTGGTGTTGACGAGTCGAGAAAAACCCCAGGAAGTCGCAGTTTTAGCGGGGGAAACTTTACCTGTGCGGTGTTTGCATCTTTTAGGTTTACAAGATGAAGCCAATCAACTTTTACAAGTAAAGGGACTCACTGGTTCACCTCGACAACAACAGGAGTTAATCTCAGCTTATCGGGGAAATCCTCTGGCGTTGAAAATTGTTTCTACCTCAATTCAAGAATTATTTGATGGCAATATAGCCATGTTTCTAGAAACAGGTGCGATCGCTTTTACCAATCTTTATCCTCTCTTGGATGGACAATTCCAACGCTTGTCACATCTAGAAAAAGTCGTGATGTATTGGTTAGCAATTAATCGGGAATGGGTAACACTGACAACTTTGCAGGATGATATTATCCCCACTCCCTCAAGCCGCGAAATAATGGAAGCATTATCTGCTTTGCAAAGGCGATCGCTTATCGAACAAAAAGCAGGTAAATTCACTCAACAACCCGTATTAATGGAGTACGTGACTGATTGTTTCATTGAACAGATATATCAAGAAATTAGCGAAAACCTGATCGGAAAAGGGAGTTTAGGTTGCTTCAACTCCCATGCAATTCTCAAAGTTCAAGAGAAAGACGATATCAAAGACAGTCAAACCCGCGTTATTCTCCAACCCTTAATCCGCCGACTCACAGCAAAATTTCCCTTCAGCAGCGATTTAATTCATCATCTCCATCAACTACTAACCACATTACGAGCATATCGGGAACAGGAACCAAACCAACCGCCCATCCCAGGTTACAGTGGTGGTAATCTCCTCAATATATTAAACGCGCTCCATGTTGATTTAACTGGGTGGGATTTTTCGCGGTTGTCGATTTGGCAAGCATCTCTGCAAAATATCAATTTACATCAAGTCAATTTCACCCAGTCAGACTTGACAAAAAGCGCTTTTACTGAAACATTAGGCGGAGTGCTAGGAGTGGCATTTAGTCCAGACGGCAAAACCTTGGTGGCTGGTGATGTGATGGGTGAATTGCGACTGTGGCAAGTAAGTAATCTCCAGCCATTATTGACTATTGTTGCCCATCAAGGCTGGATTTGGTCACTGGCTTTTAGTCCCGATGGCAAGTATGTTTTTACAGGTAGTGCTGATTGCACCGTCAAGCAATGGGATATACACACCGGACGCTGTTTGTCTACCCTCACTGACAATAAAAATATAGTGATTGCGATCGCCCTCAGTCCAGATGGTAAATGGCTGGCGAGTGGTAGTGTTGACAATTCTCTCAAAATATGGAATTTGCAAGAACCCGACGGAAAAATTAAGCTCGCGTCCGACTTGCAAGAGCATGAAGGTTGGATTATGTCAATAGCCTTCAGTCCTGACAGTCAAACCTTAGCTAGTAGTTCCCTTGACGGGAAGGTGAAACTGTGGAATCTGGAAGATTTTCAGCTGCAAAGTAGCTTTGAAGGTGACGGCAGAGTTCACGCGATTACTTGGCATCCTTCGGGAAATATTTTAGCTGTGGGAGGCGATAGTAATTTAGTGACGTTGTGGGATGTAGAATTAGGTGTAATTGTGCGATCGCTTATTGGTCACACCAACCGCATCGAATTTCTACAATTTAGTCCATCAGGGCAAACCCTCGCTAGTTGCGGTCAAGATAATACCATTCGATTGTGGCAAATTGAAGCAGGTAAATGCCTGCACGCTTCGTACGGACATCAAAGCATCATTTGGGGAATAGGATTTAGCCCTGACGGTGAGACTTTGGTTAGCGGTAGTATGGACAGAACCATACGGTTTTGGAATAGTCGTACAGGCGTATGCTTTAAAACCCTGTATGGACATACAAACTGGTTTTTAACGACTTTATTTGTACCTGGAAAATCCGACTATATTATTAGTACCAGCCAAGACTTAAAATTGAGAATTTGGAATTGGCAAACCGGACAATCTCAGCAAATTGCTCAAAGTCATATTCAACCATCCTATGGCTCTAAATCGCTTGCCATTAGCTCAGATGGACAGCGTTTAGCAACTTGTAGTCACGACGGCACAATTCAACTTTGGCAATTAGAAAATCTTTTGCTAAATTCTCCTAATTCTTGTTTAAAATCACTCAAAATATTTCCAGCACATAATTCTGAAATCAACGCTCCCGCATTTGCACCCAATAACTCAATTCTCGCTAGTGCTAGTTCCGATCACACAATTAAACTATGGGATAGCAACACAGGGAAATGCTTACAAACCCTAGAAGGACATCGTGATTGGGTTTGGACTTTGGCATTTGCTCCCGATGGTAGAATTCTTGCCAGCGCTGGAGTGGACTCCAGAATTATATTTTGGGATATGGAAACAGGAACAGCTTTACATATTTGGGAAGCACATATAAGTCAAATTTGGTGTATTGCCTTTAGTCCTAATGGTAAATATTTAGCCAGTGGTGGTAATGACGAAACTGTAAAAATTTGGGATGTTCACAAGGCTGAATGTTTACATATTTTGAAGGTAAGTATAAACATGCTTTGGTGCATTGCTTTTAGTCCCGATAGTCAACTTTTGGCAACCAGTAGCAGCGACGGAACAATTAAAATTTGGGATGTCAACACAGGTGAATGCTTGCGAAATTTGCAAGAAAAATCTTTTTGGGTAACAAGCGTTGACTTTAGTGCTGATGGGAAAAATTTAGTTTCTGGTAGTCACGACGAAACGATCAAAGTGTGGGATGTTTCCACAGGTGAATGTTTGCAGATGCTTAAACCAAAACGTCCCTATGAAGAAATGAAAATTGCCGGGGTAACTGGATTGACACCTGCTCAAGAGAACAACTTAATGACTTTAGGCGCGGTTGTTTTCTAA
- a CDS encoding leucine-rich repeat domain-containing protein gives MNIFLKAFCISLLLLPLNLLVANSAFATPQNFRTWCLAENPQIQGAIIGQILRVMTGDEDAGVDSKTCNSAHQAILKQTALDLSPVTLIGNRYNDLPTEERVIIDLQPLASLTHLRELNLNDQLLIHDLKPLASLTKLQILSLANNKITDIKPLNKLKQLRKLDLINNQITDLSPLKNLPKLQEVQLSGNPLSSHNCPLRIRSICKF, from the coding sequence ATGAACATATTTCTCAAAGCCTTTTGCATCAGCTTGTTGTTGCTGCCATTAAACTTACTAGTTGCTAACTCAGCATTTGCCACACCCCAGAACTTTCGTACTTGGTGTTTAGCAGAAAATCCTCAAATTCAAGGAGCAATAATTGGGCAAATTTTGCGGGTGATGACGGGAGATGAAGATGCTGGAGTTGATTCTAAAACTTGTAACAGCGCCCATCAAGCAATTTTAAAACAGACAGCATTAGACTTAAGTCCAGTTACCCTGATTGGCAATCGTTATAATGATTTGCCTACAGAAGAACGCGTAATTATCGATTTGCAGCCACTAGCTTCTCTTACCCATCTTCGAGAACTAAATTTAAACGATCAGTTATTAATTCACGATCTCAAACCCTTGGCATCACTGACTAAATTACAAATTCTCAGCCTTGCCAATAACAAAATTACCGATATTAAACCGCTAAATAAACTCAAACAACTCCGCAAATTAGATTTGATAAATAACCAAATCACTGATTTATCTCCACTAAAAAATTTACCTAAACTCCAGGAAGTTCAACTATCAGGCAACCCTTTGTCAAGCCATAATTGCCCATTAAGAATTCGCTCGATCTGCAAATTTTAG
- a CDS encoding tetratricopeptide repeat protein, with the protein MNFISLMFWPSDSQKSFVVDDYIAAANQKFQAGDIKAAIIDYEKVIQLQPDLTPAYNNRGLARFQLGDINGAISDYNQAIQLQPDSPLAYNNRGLARFELGDIKEAISDYNQAIKLEPNYAEAYNNRGNAYVKLGDINAGIFDYDRAIQFQPNHAEFYNNRGYARFELGDINAGIFDYDRAIELQPDLASAYHNRGYARFSLGEKQEAYADCDRAIQLQPSNPKAYYGRGTVQLSLGEYQEAFADFDRAIQLQPDYYIAYFNRGFSRYQLDDNEGAISDYSQAISLHSNYPKAYFNRGLAKNELGDKQAAIEDFQTAANLYQQQGNIEGYNTALSNIQSS; encoded by the coding sequence ATGAATTTTATTTCTTTGATGTTTTGGCCATCTGATTCCCAAAAATCGTTTGTTGTAGACGATTACATAGCAGCAGCAAACCAAAAATTTCAAGCAGGCGATATAAAAGCAGCCATTATCGATTATGAAAAGGTGATTCAGCTACAACCAGACTTAACACCAGCCTATAATAACCGAGGACTTGCCAGATTCCAATTGGGCGATATCAACGGAGCAATTTCTGACTATAACCAAGCGATTCAACTGCAACCAGACTCACCACTAGCCTATAACAACCGAGGACTTGCTAGATTTGAACTGGGCGATATCAAGGAAGCAATTTCTGACTATAACCAAGCAATTAAACTCGAACCAAACTATGCTGAAGCGTACAATAATCGAGGAAATGCTTATGTAAAGTTAGGCGATATCAACGCAGGAATTTTTGACTACGATCGCGCAATTCAATTCCAACCCAACCATGCTGAATTCTACAATAACCGAGGATATGCTCGATTTGAACTGGGCGATATCAACGCAGGAATTTTTGACTACGATCGCGCAATTGAACTCCAACCTGATTTGGCTTCAGCTTATCACAACCGGGGATATGCCCGATTTAGCTTGGGTGAAAAACAAGAAGCGTATGCCGATTGCGATCGCGCAATTCAACTCCAGCCTAGTAACCCTAAAGCCTACTATGGCAGGGGAACTGTCCAATTATCTTTAGGAGAATACCAAGAGGCATTTGCTGATTTTGATCGCGCAATTCAACTCCAGCCAGATTATTATATAGCCTATTTCAATCGCGGATTTTCTCGGTATCAATTAGACGATAACGAAGGTGCAATTTCCGACTATAGCCAAGCAATTTCGCTTCATTCCAATTACCCCAAAGCCTATTTCAATCGGGGACTTGCTAAGAATGAATTAGGTGACAAACAAGCAGCTATTGAGGATTTTCAAACAGCAGCAAATCTATATCAACAGCAAGGAAATATAGAGGGATATAATACTGCGTTGTCCAATATTCAGTCATCATAG
- a CDS encoding addiction module protein: MQLAEDLWDSILSTPDEVPLNDEQKQELDRRLEMDRQNPNQGSTWQSVKQRLGLTE, translated from the coding sequence ATACAGCTTGCCGAGGACTTATGGGACAGCATTCTTAGCACACCCGATGAAGTTCCTCTTAACGATGAGCAAAAACAAGAATTAGATAGACGCTTGGAGATGGATCGCCAAAACCCAAACCAAGGTTCAACCTGGCAATCCGTCAAGCAAAGATTAGGTTTAACTGAATGA
- a CDS encoding TMEM43 family protein: protein MWIGETQDNLLLTVRNSYIINSINHAVPSHSLVSLTDIVTTDGHKIGDNLYLIPGNYLQVNRIVEKYTQGNSEDEQEPYWIEIVSANATESTIFSVTVKNIYTKIGALQIDANKIVFPDSKPINLNSETILPQTLNKVAGDYLFFGKGTIESPMVGDLRIYYKVVPSNVQATILGGLEGQKILPFASGSNQLYRLYFSTHGEALKQLESELSSKKWDWRLQGGLSMWIGFIFFIFLTRPVYDWTSLPAGIGNNPLILAVIFVLVTMTLSMIGMNFLV, encoded by the coding sequence ATGTGGATTGGTGAAACCCAAGATAATTTGCTGTTGACAGTTCGTAATAGCTATATTATTAATTCCATTAATCATGCTGTCCCATCTCATTCCCTTGTCTCTCTCACAGATATTGTTACTACTGACGGCCATAAGATAGGGGATAATCTTTACTTGATCCCAGGTAATTATTTACAAGTCAACCGGATTGTAGAAAAGTATACTCAAGGAAATTCTGAAGATGAACAAGAACCATATTGGATAGAAATTGTTTCAGCCAATGCCACCGAAAGTACTATATTTAGTGTTACCGTTAAGAATATTTATACCAAAATTGGTGCTTTGCAAATCGATGCAAACAAGATAGTTTTTCCGGATTCTAAGCCTATTAACCTTAATTCGGAAACAATATTACCCCAAACACTAAATAAAGTAGCAGGAGACTATTTATTTTTCGGAAAAGGCACTATAGAATCTCCTATGGTAGGGGATTTGCGAATTTATTATAAAGTAGTACCAAGTAATGTTCAAGCTACAATTTTAGGCGGCTTAGAGGGACAAAAAATCTTACCTTTTGCATCTGGTAGTAATCAGTTATATAGACTTTATTTTTCTACCCACGGAGAGGCATTAAAACAATTAGAGTCAGAACTGTCATCTAAAAAATGGGACTGGCGCTTACAGGGTGGATTGTCAATGTGGATAGGATTTATCTTTTTTATTTTTCTCACTCGTCCTGTATATGATTGGACATCATTACCAGCAGGCATTGGTAATAATCCTCTCATCCTTGCTGTAATTTTTGTACTGGTGACAATGACATTAAGCATGATTGGCATGAATTTCCTGGTTTGA